GTGAGAGCGCTGGAGGACGAGGACCAGAGGGTGCGCGATGCCGCGCGGGAAGCCCTGCGCGTGCTCGGATGGGAAGCCGCAGTGGGTGCCGAGGAGGCCGTTGCCGCCGCCCCGCAGGCGGCGGAGGAGATGGCCGCGGAGGAGATAGCGGCGGAGGCCGCGGAGGAGGCCGCGCCGGCGGTTGCGGAGGAAGTCGAGGAGGTGGTGGCCGCAGAGGCTGCCCCGGAGATGCCCGCCCCCGCGGAGGCCGTTCCCTCGCTCGAGGCCGGGGCCGCCCCCGCGCCCGTGCCCCCGCGGGAGGAGGCCGTTGCCGCCGCCCCGCAGGCGGCGGAGGAGATGGCCGCGGAGGAGATAGCGGCGGAGGCCGCGGAGGAGGCCGCGCCGGCGGTTGCGGAGGAAGTCGAGGAGGTGGTGGCCGCAGAGGCTGCCCCGGAGATGCCCGCCCCCGCGGAGGCCGTTCCCTCGCTCGAGGCCGGGGCCGCCCCCGCGCCCGTGCCCCCGCGGGAGGAGGCCGTTGCCGCCGCCCCGCAGGCGGCGGAGGTCGCCTCGGGCGTGGAGCGGTCCATCGCGGAACGCGACTGGGCCGCGGTGATGGAAGCGGGGGAAGAGGCGGTGGCACCGCTGGCAAAGGCGCTCGCCGACGAGGATGCGGGCGTGCGCAGGCAGGCCGCCACCCTGCTCGGGCTCATCGGCGACCGGCGCGGAGCCGAGGGACTGCTCGCAGCCCTGGGTGACCGCAGCACTGAGGTGCGCAAGAAAGCCGTCTGGGCGCTCGGAAAGATCGGCGATCCCACTAGCGCCGATGGCCTCGCGCGGGCGCTGCACGATGAGGAAGCGGAGGTGAGGGCCAGGGCGGCGGAGGTGCTTGCCAGGCTGGGCTGGAAGCCGGAGAGCGATAGCGAGAGAGCTGCTTACCTCATCGCCACGCGGCAGTGGGACAAGGTCCTGACCTGCGGGGACGCGGCGGTGCCTCTCCTGGAGGAAAGGGCGAGTGACGCGGATCCCGAGGTCAGGGAGGAGGCGCGGTGGCTGCTCGACGAGATGAGAAGTGCCAGGGAGCTGGAAGAACTCCTCCGTGGCTTGAAGGAGGAATGACCCCCCTTATCTCGGGAGCCGCCACGCCTATTCCTCGCCGCCGCACCGGGCCCCCGGGCTGTGGACTCCGTGCGAGGCTCCGGAGGTCGCCCGCCGCGGGAAGATGAGCGCGGAAAAGGTCGCGTGGGGAATGAGGGCGGTGGGGCGTCTGCACCGGAAAGCAGGCGCGAGGACCAACCCCGGATATCCGGCATGGCCGGCCGGCTGCCGGTCGCGGAAAGACGAGGTGGCGGGGAATGGAGGTGGAAAGGGCTATCCTTACCAGGCGCAGCGTGCGCAGGTTCAAAGAGGAACGCGTGGCGGACGAGGACGTCGCAGCGCTGCTCGAAGCCGGGCGTTGGGCGCCCTCAGGGCTGAACAACCAGCCCTGGCGCGTGGCGGTGGTGGAGGACCGCGGCAAGGCGGAGGAACTCGCCGGGTGTACGCGATACGCCTCCACGGTCAGGAGCGCGCCACTGCTGGTGGCGGTGTTCCTGGACCACGGCGCATCCTATGACCGTGACAAGGACCTCATGGCCGTCGGGGCCTTCATCCAGAACGTCCTCCTGGCGGCCCACGCCCGCGGACTGGGCGCGGTGTGGCTGGGGGAGATACTCAAGGAGAAGGAAAGGGTAAGGCAAATACTGGAGATGCCCGCGGATTGCGAGCTCATGGCGGTGTTGGCTGTGGGACATCCCTCGGAGGAACCGGGTACCGGAAGTCGCAAACCCCTGCCCGAACTGGTGCTCAGGCGCTTCTGACTGGACAGCCCGCGGGACGGAGCGCCGCCCCGTGCATGGATAGAAGGCCTTGCACCTCGGCGGTTTTCCCGCCGCGAATCCCGCCTGACCTCATGCTGATGCCGTCCCCGCCGTCCATGCCCCGCGTCCCCACCGAGGAAGATTCCTCCATGAACGGGAGCCCCGGCTCCTGAGGGGAGCGCGGGGTGGGTGGAGATGTCCTATCGCCAAGGCAGGCGTTTTCTGGGAAGGAAAACCGGGAGACCGGCCGGAGGACGAGAGCGGCGGCGATGTTACGAAATCGTAAAATAAATGACATCTTCGTCGGCTCCGTTATATAATACCTATACAACCAGGGTTTCTGAGTTGACATTCGACGGGGGTATTGCCGGTAAACGGCTTCCGACGGGTCGCTCATGGCACATCACAAAAGCGGGGGGATTCTATGAGGAGATGATGCCTTACGCATCACGGGGCCGGTCACGCCGCGTCCCGCGTACGGCCGGCGGTTCGGTGCAAACCTGCGTTTTTCTGGGGGGGGGGATAGCGATGAACAAGATGGCGCGCAACGCCATCCT
This portion of the Actinomycetota bacterium genome encodes:
- a CDS encoding nitroreductase, with protein sequence MEVERAILTRRSVRRFKEERVADEDVAALLEAGRWAPSGLNNQPWRVAVVEDRGKAEELAGCTRYASTVRSAPLLVAVFLDHGASYDRDKDLMAVGAFIQNVLLAAHARGLGAVWLGEILKEKERVRQILEMPADCELMAVLAVGHPSEEPGTGSRKPLPELVLRRF